A window from Cryptomeria japonica chromosome 1, Sugi_1.0, whole genome shotgun sequence encodes these proteins:
- the LOC131857032 gene encoding uncharacterized protein LOC131857032 — protein MEVNEDLEDEQGKEEEIEVESKKEENAGGEEERKKEANSENPNSNPMGLDRRNSKWRDLDNKINNLIKETNSGKKSTEEETSEAEEEIEMQEWAEKDIIKKDLKHLEDVIIIVKEKIEEDNENITNWVAKTEKALKSFMNHSLEVLRVSSQNMNSLVDHLEMRTQNKDLVIIDDLSTSTSTTRRRTRQTTSDIEKKTKEI, from the exons ATGGAGGTGAATGAAGATTTGGAGGACGAACAGGGGAAGGAGGAGGAGATTGAAGTGGAGAGCAAGAAGGAAGAGAATGCTGGAGGTGAGGAGGAAAGGAAAAAAGAGGCCAATTCTgaaaaccctaattctaaccctatgggtttgGATAGAAGGAAT AGCAAATGGAGGGACTTGGACAACAAGATTAACAATTTGATCAAGGAAACCAATTCGGGGAAAAAGAGCACGGAGGaggaaaccagtgaagctgaggaggaaatcgaAATGCAGGAATGGGCagaaaaagacattataaaaaaggatttgaaacatctggaggatgttattaTAATTGTTAAGGAAAAGATTGAGGAGGATAATGAGAACATCACCAATTGGGTCGCCAAgactgagaaggctttgaaaagcttcatgaaccacagtctggAGGTCTTGAGAGTCTCATCTCAAAACATGAAttccttggtggatcacttagagatgAGAACCCAAAATAAGgatttggtaatcattgatgatttATCGACCTCCACCTCTACAACTAGGCGAAGGACCAGGCAGACAACCAGTGATATAGAGAAAAAGACTAAGGAGATTTAG